The genomic interval ACAGCCCGATTCCGCCGACGAGCACGGCCTCGCCGCCGATCATGCGCAGCACCTGCCGAGGGGTGGCACCGACAGCCCGCAGCAGAGCCAACTCTCGGCGGCGCTGCTGCACCGACCGAGCCAGCGTGCCGGAGACCACGATGATCTCGAGCAGGATCATGGTGGCGCCGAA from Streptomyces drozdowiczii carries:
- a CDS encoding ABC transporter permease; the protein is MILLEIIVVSGTLARSVQQRRRELALLRAVGATPRQVLRMIGGEAVLVGGIGLCSAPSPASCSPCCCTPCSRPGARFRPASRW